A section of the Pseudanabaena mucicola str. Chao 1806 genome encodes:
- a CDS encoding VOC family protein yields the protein MRPTVYYFEIPVNDLERAITFYSAVFGCEFDRVDVDGNQMANFPSLEGGSGASGALAKGDSYIPGTQGIRVYFDTDSIDETLANAIAAGGKVLYPKTSIGELGWVAEFEDSEGNCIALSQPLSN from the coding sequence ATGCGCCCGACAGTTTACTACTTTGAGATTCCGGTCAATGACCTAGAGCGTGCAATCACATTCTACAGCGCGGTTTTTGGTTGCGAGTTTGATCGCGTTGATGTTGATGGCAATCAAATGGCTAACTTTCCGTCATTAGAGGGCGGATCTGGTGCGTCTGGGGCTTTGGCTAAGGGGGATAGCTACATTCCAGGCACACAAGGGATTCGAGTTTACTTTGACACTGACAGCATTGACGAAACGCTTGCTAATGCGATCGCTGCGGGTGGGAAAGTGTTGTATCCCAAAACATCTATTGGCGAACTTGGCTGGGTGGCTGAGTTTGAAGATAGTGAAGGCAATTGCATTGCTCTAAGCCAACCGTTATCAAATTGA
- a CDS encoding DUF4275 family protein, with protein MKNPRKSDLEVGQGRIIRRFTEQEARQLVREWIGVYAKNADGANIDAFLWHAFSSGAFPSVCKREAELQYAEQVASEVVVLSNDRVSALLTDSLPTRCSVSDYLVFPKNLAWSMAFTHEDGWLGPYFAKNARYDSLVAENIRRSRDVQRKALEAERAKREGWL; from the coding sequence ATGAAAAATCCTCGCAAGTCTGATCTCGAAGTAGGGCAAGGCCGGATTATTCGAAGATTCACAGAGCAAGAAGCCCGGCAGCTCGTCAGAGAATGGATTGGCGTGTACGCGAAAAATGCTGACGGAGCCAATATCGATGCATTCCTCTGGCATGCGTTCAGCTCTGGCGCATTTCCATCCGTTTGTAAGCGAGAGGCAGAGCTGCAATACGCCGAGCAAGTTGCTTCAGAGGTCGTCGTTCTTTCGAATGATCGAGTATCGGCCCTTCTGACTGATTCGTTACCGACGCGATGCAGCGTTTCGGACTATCTGGTGTTCCCAAAGAACCTTGCATGGTCGATGGCATTTACTCATGAAGATGGATGGCTGGGGCCCTACTTCGCGAAGAATGCTAGGTACGATTCTCTGGTTGCCGAAAACATCAGGCGTAGTCGCGATGTGCAGCGCAAAGCGCTGGAGGCCGAGCGAGCTAAGCGCGAGGGTTGGCTGTGA
- a CDS encoding eCIS core domain-containing protein, which produces MSFERVHQSKSQSPQSSSSTSQFAPRQFSAQEPKRPPTQEEIENEAFNQNKFEVFGLQLKEKHGTITPVEQEKLGVLQAKMDDFWAQRMERAKAQPNILDILIRNSQAFQTTESQASVQTNKIQAKSNTTGIAQDSSVEQRPNETGMPDDLKAGVENLSGYSLDDVRVHYNSPKPAQVQALAYTQGTEIHVAPGQEEHLPHEAWHVVQQAQGRVQPTRQLKEEILVNDDQRLEQEADVMGSKVVGSVIQHSQKYQILEGGKLLQGKFEVIQRKLTWAEISKLKEQNVKKLVVGNTNFNAIVDALDTASEVEDLFTELKSKFPQLFTIAEAHNSGLKHRVNRKTEQKQRKDLNTFLSQKLSPTSGTVLGSAIVASSSSSSSSSGPIPSPASSAPPLVVGSASASSAVITSTSTREALIGAKIRPGGITNHGNYQGPDDQIMTKAQMLEYVKKNHESSEEGTSVSGGTQFSLRLGIKKGTSEEWFITYYVTKSRAMVTHFGPFGQVTGGSLN; this is translated from the coding sequence ATGTCATTTGAGCGTGTCCACCAGTCCAAATCCCAAAGTCCTCAGTCCTCATCAAGCACTTCTCAGTTTGCGCCTCGTCAGTTTTCTGCCCAAGAACCTAAACGTCCTCCCACCCAAGAAGAAATAGAGAACGAAGCTTTCAATCAGAACAAGTTTGAGGTGTTTGGACTTCAGCTTAAAGAAAAGCATGGCACTATCACACCTGTGGAGCAGGAAAAATTGGGTGTGTTGCAAGCCAAGATGGATGATTTCTGGGCACAGCGGATGGAACGGGCGAAAGCACAGCCCAACATTCTGGACATTCTCATTCGCAATTCTCAAGCATTTCAGACAACTGAATCCCAAGCATCTGTTCAGACCAACAAGATCCAAGCAAAAAGCAATACAACAGGGATCGCCCAAGATTCATCGGTGGAACAGCGCCCCAATGAAACTGGTATGCCTGATGATCTCAAGGCAGGGGTCGAAAATCTATCAGGCTATTCCCTGGATGATGTCAGAGTTCACTACAATTCGCCAAAACCTGCTCAAGTGCAAGCATTAGCCTATACCCAAGGGACAGAAATCCATGTTGCCCCCGGACAAGAGGAACATCTACCCCATGAAGCATGGCATGTCGTCCAGCAGGCACAGGGTCGTGTACAACCGACTAGGCAGTTGAAGGAAGAAATTCTGGTCAATGACGATCAAAGGTTAGAACAAGAAGCAGATGTGATGGGGTCAAAAGTGGTGGGAAGTGTGATCCAGCACTCCCAGAAGTACCAAATTTTGGAGGGGGGAAAGTTACTTCAAGGTAAGTTTGAGGTGATTCAGCGCAAACTGACGTGGGCAGAGATATCCAAACTTAAAGAGCAAAACGTTAAAAAGTTAGTAGTAGGTAATACAAATTTCAACGCAATTGTTGATGCACTTGACACCGCGTCAGAGGTAGAGGACTTATTTACGGAATTGAAATCTAAATTTCCCCAGCTTTTTACCATAGCCGAGGCCCATAATTCAGGCCTTAAACATAGGGTAAACCGCAAAACTGAGCAGAAGCAAAGGAAAGACCTTAACACTTTTCTGTCTCAAAAGCTTTCCCCTACAAGCGGCACAGTTTTAGGGAGTGCCATAGTGGCTAGTAGCAGCTCTAGCAGTAGCTCTTCCGGACCTATTCCTTCACCTGCATCGTCAGCACCTCCTCTCGTTGTGGGTTCTGCTTCGGCAAGCAGTGCTGTGATAACAAGCACCAGTACACGCGAGGCGCTCATCGGAGCAAAGATAAGACCTGGGGGAATAACAAACCATGGCAATTATCAGGGACCGGATGACCAAATAATGACTAAGGCACAAATGCTGGAATATGTTAAGAAGAACCATGAGTCTAGTGAAGAAGGAACTAGTGTAAGTGGCGGCACACAATTTTCACTGAGACTAGGTATCAAAAAAGGAACAAGTGAGGAGTGGTTCATCACATATTATGTGACGAAGAGCAGAGCTATGGTTACTCACTTTGGACCCTTTGGTCAAGTAACAGGTGGGAGCCTAAACTGA
- a CDS encoding GNAT family N-acetyltransferase, giving the protein MASSGKFDGVDFSQINIESLTPELRQLGQGFRCVRGEFVTYWKQGRIQREADAYLCQCWIARVEDALAGYITLLADKLEVEDTLLIQEGVKYRTFPAVKVGLLAVDRRTKGLGLRFMEWAIDYVITEVVPIIGVRFITVDALYDFDIDPAYDASGFYEKLGFEFADPTEPLPPVNPYRTMYLDLKPLIEALAIEKLDQDQL; this is encoded by the coding sequence ATGGCTAGTTCTGGTAAATTCGATGGAGTTGATTTCTCCCAAATCAATATTGAATCGCTAACCCCTGAACTCCGACAACTTGGTCAGGGGTTTCGTTGTGTCAGGGGAGAATTTGTTACCTATTGGAAACAGGGACGAATTCAACGAGAAGCGGATGCTTATCTTTGCCAATGCTGGATTGCTAGGGTTGAGGATGCTCTAGCTGGTTACATTACGCTTCTAGCAGATAAATTAGAGGTTGAAGACACTCTACTGATTCAAGAAGGTGTGAAATATCGGACTTTCCCAGCCGTCAAGGTTGGGCTTCTTGCCGTTGATCGCCGCACAAAAGGTCTTGGGCTAAGGTTTATGGAGTGGGCAATCGATTATGTAATCACTGAAGTAGTGCCTATCATCGGGGTCAGATTTATCACTGTAGATGCACTGTACGATTTTGATATTGATCCAGCTTATGATGCATCTGGTTTCTATGAAAAGCTAGGATTTGAGTTTGCCGATCCTACCGAGCCTCTACCACCAGTCAACCCATATCGCACAATGTATCTCGATCTGAAGCCGTTGATAGAAGCACTTGCTATAGAAAAATTGGATCAAGACCAGCTATAA
- a CDS encoding integron integrase yields the protein MHSEQPPRKLLDRVRDQVRVKHYSYRTEEAYVQWIRRFILFHNKRHPSEMDGDEVNTFLTHLAVNENVAASTQNQALCAILFLYREVLQQELNLNLDAVRAKRPHYLPTVLTVEETLEILKNLTGVYQIVAKLLYGSGLRLNEALSLRVKDLDFAQKQIIVRDSKGMESRVTMLPQNVVDQLKEHLQQVKRTHQQDLERGYGETFLPFALQKKYPNAAKEWIWQYVFPSGRIAKDPRSELMCRYHLHESGMQKTLKQAVRIAKIEKRIGCHTFRHSFATHLLQNGYDIRTVQELLGHKDVKTTMIYTHVLNRGGKGVISPLDH from the coding sequence ATGCATTCCGAGCAGCCGCCTCGAAAGCTATTAGACAGGGTACGAGATCAAGTCAGGGTTAAGCATTACTCCTATCGCACCGAAGAGGCTTATGTGCAGTGGATTCGGCGATTTATCTTGTTTCATAACAAGCGGCATCCTAGCGAGATGGATGGCGATGAAGTGAATACCTTTTTGACCCATTTGGCGGTAAATGAAAATGTGGCAGCATCAACCCAAAATCAAGCTCTATGCGCCATTTTATTTTTATATCGTGAGGTATTGCAGCAGGAGCTAAACCTCAATTTAGATGCAGTGCGAGCAAAGCGCCCCCATTATTTGCCGACGGTCTTGACTGTTGAAGAAACTTTAGAAATCTTAAAAAATCTTACGGGTGTTTATCAGATTGTTGCCAAGCTGCTTTACGGTTCAGGATTACGCCTTAATGAAGCATTGTCACTACGAGTTAAGGATCTTGATTTTGCTCAAAAGCAGATTATTGTCAGAGATAGTAAAGGGATGGAAAGTCGTGTAACTATGTTGCCTCAAAATGTCGTAGACCAACTTAAAGAACATTTGCAGCAAGTCAAACGTACCCACCAGCAAGACTTAGAAAGAGGTTATGGGGAGACTTTTTTACCTTTTGCTTTACAGAAAAAATATCCTAACGCCGCCAAAGAATGGATTTGGCAATATGTATTTCCTTCGGGGCGCATTGCTAAAGATCCGCGCAGTGAATTAATGTGTCGCTACCATCTTCATGAAAGCGGAATGCAAAAAACACTGAAACAAGCCGTGAGAATTGCCAAGATCGAAAAACGGATCGGATGTCATACCTTTCGCCATAGTTTCGCCACACATTTATTGCAAAATGGCTATGATATCCGCACAGTGCAGGAGTTATTGGGACATAAAGATGTCAAGACAACGATGATTTATACCCATGTTCTCAATCGTGGCGGTAAAGGAGTGATTAGTCCACTTGATCACTAG
- a CDS encoding response regulator transcription factor produces MNNRILLIEDDPKLSKFIEMELGLEGYQVTVAMTGLDGLQLARDTQPDLVILDWMLPEISGLDICTRLRKTGEKMPIIMLTAKDEICDRVTGLNAGADDYLTKPFSFEELLARVKARMRRMYPEAIDNLQFEDITLSHTAREVHRAGQRVDLTAKEFDLLEFMLCHPQQVLTRDQILESVWGYDFMGESNIIEVYIRALRIKLEVHNSKRLLHTVRGVGYVLRSQA; encoded by the coding sequence ATGAATAATCGCATTCTCCTGATTGAAGATGATCCTAAGTTATCCAAATTTATTGAAATGGAACTTGGGTTAGAAGGGTATCAGGTAACTGTGGCAATGACTGGCTTAGATGGTCTACAACTAGCTCGCGATACACAACCTGATCTGGTGATTTTAGATTGGATGTTGCCTGAAATATCGGGATTAGATATTTGCACAAGATTACGCAAAACAGGCGAAAAAATGCCGATCATTATGCTCACTGCCAAGGATGAAATTTGCGATCGCGTCACGGGGCTAAATGCGGGAGCCGATGACTATCTCACTAAGCCCTTTAGCTTTGAGGAGCTACTCGCCAGAGTCAAGGCGAGAATGCGGCGGATGTACCCCGAAGCGATCGACAATTTGCAATTTGAAGACATTACCTTAAGTCATACGGCTCGAGAAGTTCACCGTGCGGGTCAAAGGGTTGATCTAACTGCCAAAGAGTTCGATTTATTAGAATTTATGCTGTGCCATCCTCAACAGGTCTTAACCCGTGACCAGATCCTCGAATCAGTATGGGGGTATGACTTCATGGGCGAGTCAAATATTATTGAAGTGTATATTCGCGCTTTACGCATCAAATTAGAAGTTCATAATTCAAAGCGATTACTCCATACAGTCAGAGGTGTGGGCTATGTCTTACGCAGTCAAGCGTAA
- a CDS encoding sensor histidine kinase, with amino-acid sequence MYKSIKTEIANLIGKRVSTNSLQFRLTVELIALSVISLTSVAVWAGWRMEQAVVNNHKQMLEYVAMRFPDQVEMYMETGGVKVGIERTLNKVATSELAILVKGDNGEVIAKSANNYDLSTDLQNIGYSKVPTTPQIIKISDRYVVMCGSSLTVNGQEVGKVYLSQDITQDQLQLNSGIYGLIIVSIMATGILILAIALRIRKALSPLQEMSQMASMISIEDLSAAKLQLAKAPDEILGLAQTFNEMLQRLSGAWEQQRQFVGNVSHELRTPLTVICGYLQSLLRRGDNLSIYQKQAIETASAETERTIQMLQDLLDLARADSGNLHFRQAPVFLNTLVTEVAAMSAKVSDRSVTAITSDQDIVALADQDRLQQVLINLVDNAIKYSTEPVEIKLETKEDQAMIHVCDRGIGIALANQQRIFERFYRSDDSSTRSRDGTGLGLAIAKSLVEGMNGRISLISKPNEASIFTISLPLWKPQK; translated from the coding sequence ATGTATAAATCAATCAAAACAGAGATCGCAAATTTAATTGGTAAGCGAGTTTCCACTAACTCACTTCAGTTTCGCTTGACCGTAGAATTGATTGCACTTTCGGTAATTAGCTTAACTAGTGTGGCTGTGTGGGCTGGTTGGCGCATGGAACAGGCGGTAGTCAATAACCACAAGCAAATGTTGGAATATGTGGCGATGCGGTTTCCCGATCAAGTGGAAATGTATATGGAAACAGGGGGAGTCAAGGTAGGAATAGAACGCACATTAAACAAGGTGGCGACTTCAGAATTAGCAATTTTGGTCAAGGGAGATAATGGTGAAGTGATCGCCAAATCAGCAAATAACTACGATCTATCCACGGATTTACAAAATATTGGCTATAGTAAAGTCCCAACTACGCCACAGATTATCAAAATCAGCGATCGCTATGTGGTGATGTGTGGCAGTTCTCTAACTGTGAATGGGCAAGAGGTGGGGAAGGTGTATCTTTCTCAAGATATTACCCAAGATCAATTGCAGCTCAATAGTGGCATTTATGGATTAATCATCGTGAGCATTATGGCAACGGGAATCTTGATATTGGCGATCGCTCTGCGTATTCGCAAAGCCCTCTCTCCCTTGCAAGAAATGAGTCAGATGGCAAGCATGATTTCCATTGAAGACCTTAGTGCTGCCAAACTGCAACTTGCCAAAGCGCCTGATGAGATTTTGGGATTAGCACAGACCTTTAATGAAATGCTTCAGAGGTTGTCGGGGGCTTGGGAGCAGCAACGTCAATTTGTGGGGAATGTATCCCATGAGTTACGCACTCCCCTCACGGTGATTTGTGGATATTTGCAGAGTTTGCTGCGGCGTGGTGATAATTTGAGTATTTATCAGAAACAGGCGATCGAAACTGCCAGTGCTGAAACTGAACGCACGATTCAGATGCTCCAAGATTTGCTGGATCTTGCAAGGGCAGATAGCGGAAATTTGCATTTTCGGCAAGCTCCTGTGTTTCTAAATACTCTAGTTACAGAGGTTGCGGCGATGAGTGCCAAAGTTAGCGATCGCTCAGTTACAGCTATCACTTCAGATCAAGATATTGTGGCTCTAGCAGACCAAGATCGACTGCAACAGGTCTTGATTAATTTAGTGGATAATGCCATTAAGTATTCCACTGAACCTGTGGAAATAAAGCTAGAAACGAAAGAAGACCAAGCGATGATCCATGTTTGCGATCGCGGCATTGGGATTGCCCTTGCCAATCAACAGCGAATTTTTGAGCGCTTCTATCGCAGTGACGATTCTTCTACTCGTTCCCGTGATGGTACTGGACTGGGGTTAGCAATCGCCAAAAGCTTAGTAGAAGGAATGAATGGTAGAATCAGCCTCATATCTAAACCCAACGAAGCGAGTATTTTCACAATCAGCTTACCGCTATGGAAACCACAAAAATGA
- a CDS encoding cytochrome c biogenesis protein CcdA, with amino-acid sequence MPTTTGKKNSPKIPRKWFIFGGLALLGFVIALLITSPLSQALEYAISVVENRYQEWFAQQDTTNPLVLMPLAFIGGLIASVSPCILAMLPLNLSYIGTRNITSRKDAFVKAGMFVLGNVIILSLFGLVSSFASFVIVEYRGHINVAVGATILIMGIGLLGLIKIPLPQIYFNGNDFGPFGIGLTYALVSSPCASPVLFAVLAASAASGSQILSILTMISYALGYTIVIFLSSLLTGFAKQANLLLKYSDGITKFGSIALIIAGIYYLFVGIKWFIGG; translated from the coding sequence ATGCCAACTACTACAGGCAAAAAGAACAGTCCTAAAATTCCGAGAAAATGGTTCATCTTTGGAGGATTAGCACTTCTCGGTTTTGTAATCGCGCTTTTGATTACTTCTCCCTTATCCCAAGCATTAGAATATGCCATCTCTGTTGTGGAAAATCGCTATCAAGAATGGTTCGCACAACAGGACACCACAAACCCATTGGTATTAATGCCTCTTGCATTTATTGGCGGTTTGATTGCCAGCGTTTCTCCTTGCATTCTTGCGATGTTGCCCCTCAACTTGAGTTATATCGGCACTCGCAATATTACCTCTCGCAAGGATGCCTTTGTCAAAGCAGGAATGTTTGTGCTTGGTAATGTGATTATTCTGAGCCTATTTGGATTGGTTTCTTCTTTTGCAAGCTTCGTAATTGTGGAATATCGCGGACATATTAACGTGGCAGTTGGCGCAACTATTTTAATTATGGGAATTGGGCTTTTAGGATTGATTAAGATTCCTTTGCCTCAAATTTATTTTAATGGGAACGACTTTGGTCCTTTTGGGATTGGTTTAACTTATGCCTTAGTTAGCTCCCCTTGCGCCAGCCCTGTGCTATTTGCAGTGCTTGCAGCTTCGGCGGCAAGTGGTTCGCAAATTCTGTCAATTCTGACGATGATCAGTTATGCATTGGGCTATACGATTGTAATCTTTCTATCTAGTTTGCTGACTGGTTTTGCTAAGCAAGCTAATCTCTTATTGAAATATTCAGATGGAATCACCAAGTTTGGCAGTATCGCCTTAATCATTGCAGGAATTTACTATCTATTTGTCGGTATCAAATGGTTTATTGGTGGCTAA
- a CDS encoding TlpA family protein disulfide reductase, with protein MKVKYIASLAVIALLSSLTLFACATPEASKNQVSSSPTTTETKTETAVAKDKTNPYAVKATTSIGAPLAQKLQGKPVVIDVYASWCAACKNIAPTVAELKKEYEGKVEFVVLDVSDKSTTATAEATAQELGLSKFLAENKTQTGSLTIVDPATGKILAQYRNNPDKSAYSKVLDAAITK; from the coding sequence ATGAAAGTTAAATATATTGCTTCATTGGCGGTGATCGCGCTCTTGAGTAGTTTGACATTGTTCGCCTGTGCTACTCCCGAAGCCAGTAAAAATCAGGTATCCAGCAGTCCAACTACTACTGAAACGAAAACCGAAACCGCTGTTGCAAAGGATAAAACTAATCCCTATGCAGTAAAAGCTACAACTTCCATCGGCGCTCCTCTCGCTCAAAAACTACAAGGGAAACCTGTTGTGATTGACGTTTATGCTAGTTGGTGTGCAGCCTGCAAAAACATTGCTCCAACCGTTGCCGAATTGAAAAAAGAGTATGAGGGGAAAGTGGAATTTGTAGTGCTAGATGTCTCTGACAAATCCACTACGGCTACGGCTGAAGCTACTGCTCAAGAACTAGGACTGAGCAAATTTTTGGCAGAGAATAAAACCCAAACAGGTTCGCTCACCATTGTTGATCCAGCAACAGGCAAAATCTTGGCTCAGTATCGCAATAATCCTGATAAATCGGCTTATAGCAAAGTTTTGGATGCTGCTATCACTAAGTAA
- a CDS encoding thioredoxin domain-containing protein: MKVNYLPTLAAITLLSIGTAIALVKPASIQQSLSEAITGEAAYAQSNSVGGKLSQKLQGKPVVIDVYASWCSACKNIAPTLSQLKKEYAGKVHFVVLDVSDREATAKSEAIANELGLGNFFAANKTQTGSLTIVDPSTGKILSQHRNNANKSTYTKVLDAALTQK; the protein is encoded by the coding sequence ATGAAAGTTAATTATTTGCCAACATTGGCGGCGATCACTTTATTAAGTATAGGTACGGCGATCGCCTTGGTAAAGCCAGCATCTATTCAACAATCTCTATCCGAGGCGATCACAGGTGAAGCGGCCTATGCTCAATCTAATTCTGTTGGCGGAAAGCTTTCCCAAAAACTACAGGGTAAGCCCGTTGTAATTGATGTCTATGCAAGTTGGTGTTCTGCTTGCAAAAATATTGCCCCTACTCTTTCGCAATTGAAAAAGGAATATGCAGGCAAAGTACATTTCGTAGTGCTAGATGTATCTGATCGAGAGGCTACCGCCAAATCCGAGGCGATCGCTAATGAGTTAGGACTTGGTAATTTCTTTGCTGCCAACAAGACTCAAACAGGTTCGCTCACGATTGTTGATCCATCCACAGGTAAAATTTTGTCGCAACATCGCAACAACGCTAATAAATCTACCTATACCAAGGTCTTGGATGCTGCTTTAACCCAAAAATAA
- a CDS encoding cation:proton antiporter subunit C, with translation MSINLLEAFVLTTILCGFLGILLKKNLFMKIISMDVMSTGIIAYFVVVASRGGVFTPILSDTPRNNYADPVPQAVILTAIVIGFSIQALMLVGIIKLSRNSPTLEINEIEKSDLT, from the coding sequence ATGTCAATAAATCTATTAGAAGCATTTGTTTTAACAACGATTCTCTGCGGTTTTTTAGGAATTCTCCTTAAAAAAAATTTATTCATGAAAATCATCTCGATGGACGTGATGAGTACAGGCATCATTGCCTACTTTGTTGTGGTTGCGTCGCGAGGAGGAGTATTTACTCCGATCCTTAGCGATACCCCCAGAAATAACTATGCTGATCCCGTACCACAAGCGGTAATTTTGACTGCGATCGTGATTGGCTTTTCAATTCAAGCTTTAATGCTAGTAGGTATCATCAAATTATCTCGTAATAGTCCCACCCTAGAAATTAATGAGATTGAAAAGAGTGATCTGACATGA
- a CDS encoding cation:proton antiporter: MTVLTLIWIVLPFLVGFTIYLLPKGDRYLSLFGALASALYTIPLFVQSVTINLRLLDHFGVSLIVDPLTGFFILTNAIVTAAVIIYCWRSDRTAFFYAQVVILHGSVNAAFACSDFISLYVALEVISIATFLLIAYPRSDRSIWIGLRYLFVSNVAMLFYLIGAVLVYKANHSFDFIGLRYAPPEAIALIFLGLLAKGGIFVAGLWLPLTHAESESPVSAMMSGVVVKAGVLPLVRCALLIEEIALIVRIFGVGTALLGVSFAVFEKDTKRMLAFHTISQLGFILAAPEVGGFYALTHGLVKSSLFLIVGYLPSRNLKDLKHQPIDNPIWIALVIASFSISGFPLLSGFGAKVLTMQNLQPWQVIGMNIAALGTAISFAKFIFLPHSNLSHNHQDPKSPQSVKATVKTEFWIAIFILLGGLVIANVAYYEAYSLENIGKPLITIGIGWLAYFLIFRHTSIKLPVAFEDFENLIGCMTLMLVLLFWMVIS; encoded by the coding sequence ATGACTGTCCTAACTTTAATCTGGATTGTCTTACCATTCTTGGTGGGCTTTACGATCTATCTGCTACCCAAAGGAGATCGCTACTTATCGTTGTTTGGTGCATTAGCATCAGCACTATATACGATTCCCTTATTTGTGCAGTCTGTAACGATCAATCTGCGATTACTCGATCACTTCGGGGTAAGCCTCATTGTTGATCCTTTGACAGGATTTTTTATCTTAACCAATGCCATAGTTACGGCAGCAGTTATTATCTATTGTTGGCGTAGCGATCGCACAGCTTTTTTTTATGCTCAAGTTGTGATCTTGCATGGGAGTGTTAATGCAGCTTTTGCCTGCTCTGATTTCATCAGTTTATATGTAGCACTAGAAGTCATTAGCATTGCCACCTTCCTGTTGATAGCCTATCCCCGCAGTGATCGCTCAATTTGGATCGGTTTGCGCTATCTGTTTGTCAGCAATGTCGCCATGTTGTTTTATTTAATTGGCGCAGTGTTGGTCTACAAAGCCAATCATTCCTTTGATTTTATTGGACTACGTTACGCGCCACCCGAAGCGATCGCTCTGATTTTCTTGGGACTATTAGCTAAAGGTGGCATCTTTGTAGCAGGGTTATGGCTACCCTTGACCCATGCAGAGTCAGAGTCCCCAGTTTCGGCGATGATGTCCGGGGTAGTGGTGAAAGCAGGCGTTTTGCCATTAGTACGCTGTGCTTTGTTGATCGAAGAAATTGCACTAATTGTGCGAATATTTGGAGTCGGCACTGCCTTGCTAGGCGTATCTTTTGCAGTATTTGAAAAAGATACCAAGCGGATGTTAGCATTCCACACGATTTCTCAGTTAGGCTTTATTTTGGCAGCACCAGAGGTTGGCGGTTTCTATGCCCTCACTCATGGCTTAGTCAAATCTTCATTGTTTTTAATCGTGGGCTATTTGCCTAGCCGTAACCTTAAGGACTTGAAGCATCAGCCAATTGATAATCCCATCTGGATTGCGTTAGTGATTGCTAGCTTTTCCATTTCTGGCTTCCCTTTGTTGTCGGGATTTGGGGCAAAAGTATTAACTATGCAAAATCTCCAACCTTGGCAAGTGATCGGAATGAACATTGCTGCACTAGGTACTGCAATCTCCTTTGCGAAGTTTATTTTCTTGCCCCATAGTAATTTGTCCCACAATCATCAAGATCCCAAAAGTCCTCAAAGTGTTAAGGCAACGGTGAAAACCGAATTTTGGATAGCGATTTTCATTTTATTGGGCGGACTAGTTATAGCGAACGTTGCTTACTATGAAGCTTATTCCCTAGAAAATATCGGTAAACCCTTAATAACAATTGGGATCGGTTGGCTTGCCTATTTCTTAATTTTTCGCCATACATCCATCAAATTACCTGTCGCTTTTGAAGACTTTGAGAACCTAATCGGTTGCATGACACTGATGTTAGTTTTACTTTTCTGGATGGTAATCTCATGA
- a CDS encoding Na+/H+ antiporter subunit E, which translates to MIGQFILRIVIWFLLTANFSITNVVIGVSVCLLMPLYRTESFRIEDIMQSILRILVAIPQAYMEAIEMIWKPHNHENITMEKAQNRRSSALVFLDIFLITFTPKTIVLMHRGDGWYAIHRVVRRISKSQNSRGKSNEY; encoded by the coding sequence ATGATTGGGCAATTTATTCTACGCATCGTGATTTGGTTCTTATTAACCGCAAACTTCAGTATTACCAATGTCGTCATTGGTGTGAGTGTTTGCTTGTTAATGCCCCTATATCGTACTGAATCCTTTCGCATCGAAGATATCATGCAGAGTATTCTAAGAATTCTAGTCGCCATTCCTCAAGCCTACATGGAGGCGATCGAGATGATCTGGAAACCCCATAATCACGAAAATATCACTATGGAAAAAGCCCAAAATCGGCGATCATCAGCATTAGTGTTTTTGGATATTTTTCTGATTACATTCACGCCCAAAACTATTGTCTTGATGCATCGTGGAGATGGTTGGTATGCCATTCATCGTGTGGTACGGCGCATTTCCAAGAGCCAAAATTCAAGAGGAAAAAGCAATGAATATTGA